A genomic region of Actinomycetota bacterium contains the following coding sequences:
- a CDS encoding RNA polymerase sigma-70 factor produces the protein MSGYHEEVFARHRSLLFTVAYELLGSAADAEDVVQETWLRWAGVDHGEVRDPRAYLVRIVTRQALNRLRSLARRREDYVGEWLPEPLLTSPDVAADVELAESVSIAMLTVLETLAPTERAVFVLREVFDTPYDEIAQAVGKTPAAVRQIAHRARDHVAARRPRVAVSSTEQQQVVDRFLAAVREGDLQGLLDVLAPDVVIVADGGGLVAAARHPIEGAQPVAAFLLTGARRAAFELSAVWLNGAPAARIEIGGTLDTAVSLAVEDGRVTRIYAIRNPHKLAGLDVVAALTRT, from the coding sequence ATGAGCGGCTACCACGAAGAGGTGTTCGCGCGGCACCGCAGCCTGCTGTTCACCGTCGCCTACGAGTTGCTCGGCTCGGCCGCCGACGCCGAAGACGTGGTGCAGGAAACGTGGTTGCGCTGGGCTGGTGTCGATCACGGCGAGGTGCGCGACCCGCGTGCCTACCTGGTCCGTATCGTCACCCGCCAGGCGCTGAACCGGTTGCGCTCGCTGGCGCGTCGGCGCGAGGACTACGTTGGCGAGTGGCTGCCTGAGCCGCTGCTCACGAGCCCCGACGTCGCCGCCGACGTCGAGCTCGCCGAGAGCGTGTCGATCGCCATGCTGACCGTGCTCGAGACGCTCGCTCCCACGGAGCGCGCCGTGTTCGTGCTGCGCGAGGTGTTCGACACGCCCTACGACGAGATCGCCCAAGCGGTCGGCAAGACACCCGCCGCCGTCCGCCAGATCGCCCACCGGGCGCGCGACCACGTCGCCGCTCGCCGGCCCCGAGTGGCGGTCAGCTCGACCGAGCAGCAGCAAGTCGTCGACCGGTTCCTCGCCGCCGTGCGGGAGGGCGACCTCCAAGGCCTCCTCGACGTCCTCGCGCCCGACGTCGTCATCGTCGCCGACGGCGGTGGCCTGGTCGCCGCGGCGCGACACCCGATCGAAGGCGCGCAGCCGGTGGCCGCCTTCCTCCTCACCGGGGCCCGCAGGGCCGCGTTCGAGCTGAGTGCGGTCTGGCTCAACGGCGCACCGGCCGCCCGCATCGAGATCGGCGGCACGCTCGACACAGCGGTGAGCCTCGCCGTCGAGGACGGCCGCGTCACGCGCATCTACGCCATCCGCAACCCGCACAAGCTCGCCGGGCTGGACGTGGTCGCCGCGCTCACCCGGACGTGA
- a CDS encoding deaminase produces MTATYTFDVFSSLDGFGAATGDWTGYWGKQGPELLDRRLALYNEDQQMVFGANTYRAFAQMLAASTDDSDVRDPWVTRMVNLPATVVSTTLREPLDWPDATLARGDAVDVVARLKEESDVPLRSHGSLAMNRALMAAGLVDRVQVTLFPVITGQTGVDPIFNGAADFDLELIESRTLDGRTQELIYRPALHR; encoded by the coding sequence ATGACCGCCACCTACACATTCGACGTCTTCTCCAGCCTGGACGGCTTCGGCGCCGCCACCGGAGACTGGACCGGCTATTGGGGCAAGCAAGGGCCCGAGCTCCTCGACCGCCGCCTTGCCCTCTACAACGAGGACCAGCAGATGGTCTTCGGGGCCAACACCTACCGCGCGTTCGCGCAGATGCTGGCCGCGAGCACCGACGACTCCGACGTGCGCGACCCATGGGTCACCCGCATGGTCAACCTGCCGGCAACAGTGGTGTCAACAACGCTGCGCGAACCGCTCGACTGGCCAGACGCGACGCTCGCGCGCGGCGACGCGGTCGATGTCGTCGCCCGGCTCAAGGAAGAGTCCGATGTGCCATTGCGCTCCCATGGCAGCCTCGCGATGAACCGCGCCCTGATGGCCGCCGGTCTGGTTGACCGGGTCCAGGTGACGCTGTTCCCCGTTATCACCGGTCAGACCGGTGTCGACCCGATCTTCAACGGTGCGGCCGACTTCGACCTCGAGCTGATCGAGAGCCGAACGCTCGACGGCCGCACCCAAGAGCTCATCTACCGGCCCGCGCTGCATCGCTAG
- a CDS encoding deaminase has protein sequence MGELLVDFITSLDGYASGEGWPGWWGLQGPEYLAWLDEQPEVTYLMGANTYRLMSGFAAGETPEGTDEFSADEEASVGGLTGASKVVFSSSLEDPLTWANSTLVRDDAVDAVRAMKDEGSGVLSTIGSLSLCRSLLRAGVVDRFRVVMFPVITGATGSERIYDGYPDVALEMIDSRTFDGGIQLVEYRPRVLERPPLATTT, from the coding sequence GTGGGAGAACTGCTCGTTGACTTCATCACCTCGCTCGATGGCTACGCGTCGGGGGAGGGCTGGCCCGGCTGGTGGGGTTTGCAAGGGCCCGAGTACCTCGCGTGGCTCGACGAGCAGCCCGAGGTCACCTATCTGATGGGGGCGAACACCTACCGGCTCATGTCGGGCTTCGCCGCCGGCGAGACGCCCGAGGGGACCGATGAGTTCAGCGCCGATGAAGAGGCGTCGGTCGGAGGGCTCACCGGAGCGTCGAAGGTGGTGTTCTCGTCCTCGCTCGAAGACCCCCTCACCTGGGCCAACAGCACGCTCGTGCGCGACGACGCCGTCGACGCGGTCCGGGCGATGAAGGACGAAGGCTCAGGTGTCCTGAGCACGATCGGCAGCCTCAGCCTGTGCCGGTCGCTGCTGCGAGCCGGTGTCGTCGATCGGTTCCGGGTGGTGATGTTCCCGGTGATCACCGGCGCCACCGGATCAGAACGCATCTACGACGGCTACCCCGACGTCGCGCTTGAGATGATCGACAGCCGCACCTTCGACGGCGGCATCCAGCTCGTCGAGTACCGGCCACGCGTGCTCGAGCGCCCGCCGCTTGCCACCACGACGTGA
- a CDS encoding carboxymuconolactone decarboxylase family protein, whose translation MSSTTRIPKAKIPEEEIAGLLFNGEVPEPYAVMWHHRPALASLGALGAAIATWDQLDPSLKTFAHMAVAAQIGCSWCLDLNYFLAHNEGFDMIKASEVPRWRSSSVFTPLERDVLEYAEAMSETPPRVTDDLVARLLDQLGAAGVVELTGVVGFANLTTRCNTALGVESQEFSKECPLPLTPRSISDGYATSA comes from the coding sequence ATGTCCAGCACGACCCGAATCCCCAAGGCCAAGATTCCCGAGGAGGAGATCGCCGGCTTGCTCTTCAACGGTGAAGTCCCCGAGCCGTATGCGGTGATGTGGCACCACCGACCGGCGCTTGCCAGCCTGGGCGCGCTCGGCGCTGCGATCGCGACGTGGGACCAGCTCGACCCCAGCCTCAAGACCTTCGCCCACATGGCCGTCGCTGCGCAGATCGGGTGCTCGTGGTGCCTCGACCTCAACTACTTCCTCGCCCACAATGAGGGGTTCGACATGATCAAGGCCAGCGAAGTGCCGCGCTGGCGCTCGTCGTCGGTGTTCACTCCGCTGGAGCGTGACGTCCTGGAGTACGCCGAGGCGATGAGCGAGACGCCGCCGCGCGTCACCGATGACTTGGTCGCCCGCCTGCTCGACCAACTCGGCGCCGCCGGGGTGGTCGAGCTCACTGGGGTGGTCGGCTTCGCCAACTTGACCACTCGCTGCAACACAGCGTTGGGCGTCGAGTCTCAAGAGTTCTCGAAGGAGTGCCCCCTGCCGCTGACGCCGCGGTCGATTTCGGACGGGTACGCGACGTCTGCATGA